In one Magallana gigas chromosome 7, xbMagGiga1.1, whole genome shotgun sequence genomic region, the following are encoded:
- the LOC136269737 gene encoding multiple epidermal growth factor-like domains protein 10 isoform X4 — protein sequence MKSLWIYMLVILVSVKYVASQCIGSEPCDCHCFCCSAVCLTSFNCTSCANGWSGTTSNGCQRRNVAYYRTATSSSTFGSNYAWKAIDEESGTYARTNDEANPQLTILLSNIYNIKHIFLKVYAYQTSSFHVFVTNSTSNVPASNDKCTEIRVDERDYYADSVRCNRTITGDTIVVQKVSTLATLVVYEVKVYQCSQGTYGDQCEFECKNCLDNRCDQYTGFCKNGCNIGWHETCLDNKCQFISESCSMVCSSSWYGTMCDRKCPKQCESSCDRYRGCTDCAAGYFGSNCSQCPENTYGKNCSLTCENCIDCDPVNGCIECSTGFYGDDCKETCSEGCRDRNCDNKFGTCLNGCIDGYISDNCKTRCRANCTTCIADGLCTLCLVGTFGTYCKYACPNTCGGNKSCSKINGQCIECASGMFGPNCTEHCSQNCKTPTVCQRNGECYTGCVDGWYGPLCNRNCSVENCAKCILKSSDVSCVSCNMGYYVDYTYGNCLKCPSNCITCENKSKCTRCKTNFYGERCNDECNKNCVDGLCEINGTCTNGCDNSKYGAGCSENCSLNCMHCHSKYSCEKCLPGFYGLTCRGTCPGQCFNCTSNSNCEVCNPGFFGPRCGYDCRPECLTCNSGDSCTSCKDGWSGRLCKCSKNCKNEDCNSDGICQSGCNGSYYGERCDVSCPSKNCQSCDRMSGNCTECSKGLYGMNCTEKCSGSCLGSACDMTGACLRGCQDGLDGKECTKIRLIPVYGRFRPNGSQEKIIFVVPDTRVKTDYKP from the exons gAAATGTCGCATACTATCGGACAGCGACTTCTTCCTCAACTTTTGGCAGCAACTATGCGTGGAAGGCTATAGATGAGGAATCTGGGACGTATGCTAGAACAAACGATGAAGCAAATCCTCAGTTGACAATACTCTTGTCCAATATCTATAacatcaaacatatttttttaaaagtgtatgCAT ACCAAACGTCCTCTTTCCATGTTTTCGTCACAAACTCTACGTCAAATGTACCAGCTAGTAACGACAAGTGCACCGAGATCCGTGTGGATGAACGGGACTATTATGCCGATAGTGTTAGATGCAACAGAACTATAACTGGTGATACGATTGTCGTTCAAAAAGTCTCAACCTTAGCTACCTTAGTGGTATACGAAGTAAAAGTTTATC AATGTAGCCAAGGTACCTATGGAGATCAATGTGAATTTGAGTGCAAGAACTGTTTAGACAATAGGTGTGATCAGTACACGGGGTTCTGTAAAAATGGATGCAACATTGGCTGGCACGAAACGTGTCTTGACAACAAATGTCAGTTTATTTCGGAATCATGCTCCATGGTATGCAGCTCTAGTTGGTATGGAACCATGTGTGATAGGAAGTGTCCCAAACAATGCGAATCATCTTGTGATAGATATCGGGGATGTACAGATTGCGCAGCGGGTTATTTCGGATCAAATTGTTCTCAATGTCCCGAGAACACATACGGAAAAAACTGTAGTTTGACATGTGAAAATTGTATTGACTGTGATCCTGTAAATGGATGTATAGAATGTTCAACTGGTTTTTATGGTGACGATTGCAAGGAAACATGCTCAGAAGGTTGCAGAGATCGTAATTGTGATAACAAGTTTGGAACCTGTTTAAATGGATGTATAGACGGGTATATAAGCGATAATTGTAAAACGCGTTGTAGAGCCAACTGTACAACTTGTATTGCTGATGGTCTTTGCACTTTGTGCCTAGTTGGAACCTTCGGTACATATTGCAAATACGCATGCCCAAACACCTGCGGTGGTAATAAATCGTGTTCTAAGATAAATGGTCAGTGTATTGAGTGCGCCTCTGGAATGTTCGGTCCAAATTGCACCGAACACTGCAGTCAAAATTGTAAAACTCCTACTGTGTGTCAAAGAAATGGTGAATGTTACACTGGATGCGTTGATGGATGGTATGGTCCACTGTGTAATAGGAATTGTTCAGTTGAAAACTGtgcaaaatgtattttaaaatcgtCTGATGTTTCCTGTGTATCATGCAATATGGGTTACTATGTTGATTACACGTATGGGAATTGTCTGAAATGTCCTTCTAACTGTATAACTTGTGAAAACAAATCCAAATGCACTCGgtgcaaaacaaatttttatggGGAAAGGTGCAATGATGAATGCAACAAAAACTGTGTCGATGGTTTATGCGAAATTAATGGAACTTGTACTAATGGTTGCGATAATTCCAAGTATGGTGCTGGATGTTCCGAGAATTGTAGTCTTAACTGTATGCACTGTCACAGCAAATATAGTTGTGAAAAATGTTTACCTGGATTCTACGGTTTAACTTGTAGAGGAACATGCCCTGgtcaatgttttaattgtacttCAAATTCCAATTGTGAAGTCTGTAATCCTGGATTCTTTGGACCCCGGTGTGGTTATGATTGTCGTCCAGAATGTCTGACCTGTAACTCAGGAGATTCCTGTACTTCCTGTAAGGACGGCTGGTCCGGACGTTTATGCAAATGTAGCAAAAACTGCAAAAATGAAGATTGCAATAGCGATGGAATCTGCCAAAGCGGGTGTAACGGTTCATATTATGGGGAACGTTGTGATGTTTCCTGTCCTTCGAAGAATTGTCAAAGTTGTGATCGAATGTCTGGCAACTGTACAGAGTGCTCTAAAGGACTGTATGGGATGAACTGTACTGAGAAATGCAGTGGGTCGTGTTTGGGGAGTGCTTGTGATATGACCGGCGCATGTTTACGTGGCTGCCAGGATGGCTTAGATGGAAAAGAATGCACTAAAATCA GATTGATACCGGTATATGGCCGTTTTCGCCCCAATGGATCACAA gagaaaatcatttttgtggTACCTGATACAAGAGTCAAAACAGATTATAAACCCTGA